In the genome of Taurinivorans muris, one region contains:
- a CDS encoding CTP synthase translates to MKTKFIFVTGGVLSSLGKGLAAASLGALLKARGLKVTIQKLDPYINVDPGTMNPFQHGEVYVTDDGAETDLDLGHYERYLGISLSKRNSTSAGRVYYTVLNKERRGDYLGGTVQVIPHITDEIKRCMLSLAADASPEDAPDVAIIEIGGTVGDIESLPFLEAMRQLRSELGRNNCLNIHLTLVPYLRAAGEYKTKPTQHSVKELLSIGVQPDIVLCRCEETIPTELKRKISLFCNVEEGAVFSSVDVKNVYEVPLKFYEEGFDQKVVIMLQLNAGNPKLDPWRKLIADFNNPKHTVTIGIVGKYVDLKEAYKSLHEALIHAGVANFATVQLRYVNSEEISKDNVADMLAGCNGVLVPGGFGYRGVEGKIEAIRYARENKIPFFGICLGMQCAVMEFSRNVAGISDANSEEFVPDCENNVIYLIKEWFDFRTNKREIRDCTSDKGGTMRLGAYPCKLKKGTKAYDAYKADEIFERHRHRYEFNNKFKAILEEKGLIFSGTSPDDELMEIVEIANHPWFVGCQFHPEFKSNPMKAHPLFRDFIAASIKNNEA, encoded by the coding sequence ATGAAAACCAAGTTTATTTTTGTAACCGGCGGTGTTTTATCTTCTTTAGGTAAAGGTCTTGCAGCAGCTTCTTTAGGAGCATTGCTCAAAGCCAGAGGGCTTAAAGTTACTATTCAAAAGCTTGATCCATATATTAATGTCGACCCCGGAACAATGAACCCTTTTCAGCATGGGGAAGTGTATGTCACTGACGACGGCGCGGAAACCGATCTTGATTTAGGGCATTATGAACGCTATCTCGGCATTTCACTGTCCAAAAGAAACAGCACTTCGGCAGGACGTGTTTATTACACTGTTTTGAATAAGGAACGCCGCGGCGATTATCTCGGAGGAACCGTGCAGGTCATTCCGCATATTACCGATGAAATCAAACGCTGTATGCTGAGTTTGGCTGCGGACGCAAGTCCTGAAGACGCTCCAGATGTCGCTATTATTGAAATCGGCGGTACTGTCGGCGATATTGAAAGTTTGCCGTTTTTGGAAGCTATGCGCCAGCTTCGCTCCGAACTTGGCAGGAACAATTGCCTGAATATCCATTTGACTTTGGTTCCTTACCTTCGCGCCGCCGGCGAATATAAGACGAAACCGACCCAGCACAGCGTAAAAGAGCTTCTTTCCATTGGGGTACAGCCTGATATTGTTCTTTGCCGCTGTGAGGAAACAATCCCGACAGAATTGAAGCGCAAGATTTCCCTTTTCTGCAATGTTGAAGAAGGAGCGGTTTTTTCTTCTGTTGACGTCAAAAATGTTTATGAAGTTCCTTTAAAATTTTATGAGGAAGGATTTGACCAAAAAGTTGTAATCATGCTGCAGCTCAATGCGGGAAATCCGAAACTTGACCCTTGGCGCAAGCTGATCGCTGATTTCAACAATCCAAAACATACTGTAACTATCGGGATTGTCGGAAAATATGTTGATTTGAAAGAGGCATATAAAAGCTTGCATGAAGCGCTTATTCATGCCGGCGTTGCCAATTTTGCAACAGTCCAGCTGCGTTATGTGAATTCCGAAGAAATAAGCAAAGACAATGTCGCGGATATGCTTGCGGGTTGTAACGGTGTTTTGGTTCCCGGTGGATTTGGGTATAGAGGTGTTGAGGGAAAAATTGAGGCGATACGCTATGCACGTGAAAACAAGATTCCGTTTTTCGGAATTTGTTTGGGCATGCAATGCGCCGTTATGGAATTTTCACGTAATGTTGCCGGAATATCCGATGCCAATTCTGAAGAATTTGTGCCTGATTGCGAAAACAATGTTATTTATTTGATTAAAGAATGGTTTGATTTTAGAACAAATAAACGTGAAATCCGCGATTGCACAAGCGATAAGGGCGGAACCATGCGTCTTGGCGCGTACCCCTGCAAATTGAAAAAAGGCACTAAGGCATATGATGCCTACAAGGCGGATGAAATTTTTGAAAGACACCGCCACCGTTACGAATTTAACAATAAGTTTAAAGCGATACTTGAAGAAAAAGGTCTTATTTTCAGTGGAACATCACCTGATGACGAACTTATGGAAATTGTGGAAATTGCAAATCACCCATGGTTTGTCGGCTGTCAGTTCCATCCGGAATTCAAATCCAATCCCATGAAAGCACACCCTTTATTCAGAGATTTTATTGCGGCTTCGATTAAAAATAACGAAGCATAG
- a CDS encoding phosphoribosylformylglycinamidine synthase subunit PurQ, producing MATVKALVLTGYGTNSHKETAYAVRQAGAGEADIVHFSDIVSGAVKLNDYQFLLFPGGFLDGDDLGAAHAAAQRWLYLKDSEEKPLLEHLNKFLDDGKLIMGICNGFQLLVKLGILPCLDNKRFERQVSLTHNLSARYEDRWVELKANPKSPCIFTQGIDLLQVPVRHGEGRIVTPDEATLDRLEQENLICLQYTNPNTSEITQEYPYNPNGSPKAIAGLTDPTGRVLGLMPHPEAFNHSTNHPHWANSNDKKTRTLGTVIFENAINYLKK from the coding sequence ATGGCAACTGTAAAAGCGCTTGTTTTAACCGGGTATGGCACAAATTCACATAAGGAAACCGCATATGCCGTCCGTCAGGCCGGTGCCGGTGAAGCGGATATCGTACATTTTTCAGATATTGTTTCCGGTGCGGTAAAATTAAACGATTATCAATTTCTTCTTTTTCCCGGTGGCTTTTTAGACGGCGACGATTTAGGCGCAGCACATGCCGCCGCCCAACGCTGGCTTTATTTAAAAGACAGCGAAGAAAAACCGCTTCTTGAGCATTTAAACAAATTCCTTGATGACGGCAAATTAATTATGGGAATTTGCAACGGATTTCAATTGCTTGTCAAACTCGGAATTTTGCCCTGCCTTGACAATAAACGTTTTGAACGCCAAGTTTCCTTAACCCATAATCTTTCCGCCCGCTATGAAGACAGATGGGTGGAATTAAAAGCCAATCCCAAAAGCCCCTGCATTTTCACACAAGGAATTGATTTGCTGCAAGTTCCGGTTCGCCATGGTGAGGGAAGAATTGTCACGCCTGATGAAGCAACCCTCGACCGTTTGGAACAAGAGAATTTGATTTGCCTGCAATATACAAATCCCAATACAAGTGAAATTACGCAAGAATATCCTTACAATCCGAACGGTTCACCTAAAGCGATCGCCGGTCTGACAGACCCCACAGGACGTGTTCTCGGACTCATGCCGCATCCCGAAGCGTTCAACCATAGCACGAACCACCCTCATTGGGCGAACAGCAACGATAAAAAAACAAGGACGTTGGGAACGGTTATTTTTGAAAACGCAATCAATTATCTAAAAAAATAA
- a CDS encoding AI-2E family transporter, translating into MQRVFEFRSFLVFLIFVSLLFFALLMPFLGAIFWAVALAIVFAPVQNFFSRHIKWKNTATLCTLFCCTMIVVLPFLFIISSVIAECVKIYASLSSGTINPAYYFDEIQKAYPFIQDIFNQLNLDPAQVKEKISSFALRVSGFVAQQTVHLGQGTLSFIMQVAIMLYVAFYIMRDSKMLVMKLHKALPLGYKREQLFFAKFTEVTRATIKGSLIVAIVQGTLGGLVFYFLGVSSALLWGVVMTLFSLIPMVGASIVWLPVCIYFFAVGAVLKGFILLFFGAVVIGLMDNILRPVLVGRDTKLPDYLILLSTLGGFVIYGMNGFVVGPLIATLFIASWEIFSLEFNYDDTDESENEN; encoded by the coding sequence ATGCAGCGTGTTTTCGAGTTCCGTTCATTTTTAGTTTTCCTTATTTTTGTAAGTTTGCTTTTTTTCGCCCTGTTAATGCCTTTTTTGGGAGCGATTTTTTGGGCTGTCGCTTTGGCTATTGTTTTCGCTCCCGTGCAAAATTTTTTCAGCCGCCATATTAAATGGAAAAACACCGCCACATTGTGCACATTGTTTTGCTGCACCATGATTGTTGTCTTGCCGTTTTTGTTCATTATCAGTTCCGTAATAGCGGAATGCGTTAAAATTTATGCTTCATTGAGTTCCGGCACAATTAATCCTGCCTATTATTTTGATGAAATTCAAAAGGCGTATCCTTTCATACAGGATATTTTTAATCAATTAAATCTCGACCCTGCGCAGGTAAAAGAAAAAATCAGTTCATTCGCTTTAAGAGTAAGCGGTTTTGTCGCTCAGCAAACAGTACATCTCGGACAAGGAACGCTTTCTTTCATCATGCAGGTTGCCATTATGCTTTATGTTGCATTTTACATAATGCGCGACAGCAAAATGCTTGTCATGAAACTGCATAAAGCATTGCCTCTCGGCTATAAGCGAGAACAGCTGTTTTTTGCAAAGTTTACCGAAGTGACACGTGCGACTATCAAGGGAAGTTTGATTGTTGCTATTGTGCAGGGAACGCTGGGCGGGCTTGTTTTTTATTTTTTAGGGGTGAGTTCCGCCTTGCTGTGGGGGGTCGTTATGACCTTGTTTTCCCTTATTCCCATGGTCGGAGCCAGTATTGTCTGGCTTCCCGTCTGCATTTATTTCTTTGCCGTGGGCGCGGTTTTAAAAGGTTTTATCCTGCTCTTTTTCGGCGCTGTCGTTATTGGGTTGATGGATAATATTTTACGTCCTGTTTTAGTCGGGCGTGATACGAAGCTGCCGGATTATCTTATATTGTTATCCACTTTGGGAGGTTTTGTCATATATGGCATGAACGGTTTTGTTGTCGGGCCGCTTATTGCGACGCTGTTTATCGCCAGTTGGGAAATTTTTTCTCTGGAATTTAATTATGACGATACAGATGAAAGTGAGAATGAAAATTAA
- a CDS encoding ATP-binding protein, whose amino-acid sequence MKRQIIEINENKCNGCGLCINACHEGALVLENGKAKLVRDDYCDGLGSCLPVCPMGAISFIEREALPFNEAILFSHFKNQKNGNSPGNTISELKNKILNPSQIHSKLSQWPLKISLVNSNSEFLKEADLLIAADCTAFAYGNFHSEFIQGRITLIGCPKFAVEDYTEKLAEILKINSVESILLVKMAVPCCSKLETMLKNALELSGADTSLIVKTISLEGNIL is encoded by the coding sequence ATGAAAAGGCAAATAATAGAAATCAATGAAAACAAATGCAACGGATGCGGGCTTTGCATAAATGCCTGCCACGAGGGAGCGCTTGTTCTTGAAAATGGAAAGGCGAAGCTCGTCCGCGACGATTATTGTGACGGACTCGGCAGTTGTTTGCCGGTGTGTCCGATGGGGGCGATAAGCTTTATCGAGAGGGAAGCCTTGCCGTTTAATGAAGCGATTTTGTTTTCGCACTTTAAAAATCAAAAAAACGGCAATTCTCCGGGCAATACCATAAGTGAATTAAAAAATAAGATTTTGAACCCGTCACAAATTCATTCGAAATTATCGCAATGGCCTTTGAAAATCAGCCTTGTCAATTCAAATTCCGAATTTTTAAAAGAAGCTGATTTGTTGATTGCCGCAGACTGCACAGCGTTTGCGTATGGAAATTTTCACAGCGAATTTATCCAAGGAAGAATAACGCTGATTGGCTGTCCAAAATTTGCGGTTGAAGATTATACTGAAAAACTGGCTGAAATTTTAAAAATAAATTCAGTCGAAAGCATTTTGCTTGTAAAAATGGCTGTCCCTTGCTGTTCCAAATTGGAAACCATGCTCAAAAACGCACTGGAGCTTAGCGGAGCAGATACTTCTTTAATTGTAAAAACAATTTCTCTTGAAGGAAATATTTTGTAA
- a CDS encoding metal-dependent hydrolase: MKWFSHRIFAVGVAAMCKFDISGIASCFLGSTIPDSIDFFLTKLGFSFNKIHRKHSHAWIWYAVSLLLVYAVIIPRMQKDFQELMEYEEIIPAFFIGIFSHIFLDMLTVKGVPRFINPDKKFAVKLVRTNTYSEYIFIFTFFVTACFYLYLTENQYLTVFIDFVYNQL; encoded by the coding sequence ATGAAATGGTTTTCGCACAGAATTTTCGCCGTCGGCGTAGCTGCAATGTGCAAATTCGACATATCGGGAATAGCCTCGTGTTTTTTAGGCTCGACAATTCCGGACAGTATTGATTTTTTTCTGACAAAACTTGGTTTCAGCTTCAATAAAATCCATAGGAAACACAGCCATGCATGGATATGGTATGCTGTTTCTCTGCTTCTTGTTTATGCGGTCATCATCCCCCGCATGCAAAAGGACTTTCAGGAATTAATGGAATACGAAGAGATTATCCCCGCCTTCTTCATAGGGATTTTTTCACATATTTTTCTTGATATGTTAACCGTGAAAGGAGTTCCGCGTTTTATCAATCCCGACAAGAAATTCGCCGTGAAGCTTGTCCGGACCAATACCTATTCGGAATATATTTTCATTTTTACGTTTTTTGTCACGGCATGTTTCTATTTATATTTAACCGAAAATCAGTATCTTACCGTATTTATTGATTTTGTTTATAACCAACTGTAA
- a CDS encoding GAF domain-containing protein has translation MENTNIFFDKSGIFDNFLALIASTFDAHSVLLFMPESENSAAKLVSFFSMSDKSVNQNAQLAQGKGLVGWILKNKQPLLYQIPEENQANLGYYLDDTEDSIHSFMGTFIAGNGALCLDSKKANFFSENQQKLLDLYGKILPQLFTIVNNSMQIHTAEDYFQLLEQLADLKKNYNGWSPYLRKLLQLLSSSLGFEYVAFTSLSDKKDHYYIDGEFPAITMNKEFGFGGGLVGWVYKNEEMIQNDGKENNRSLPLYSKNDGLPLFSATVCIPVRVEKNIAAVLCLASASPKEFDTDFKIIMRVISEDLAQFLEIVALRYRVHRMTKK, from the coding sequence ATGGAAAATACAAATATTTTTTTTGATAAAAGCGGTATTTTTGATAATTTTTTAGCGTTGATCGCAAGCACGTTCGACGCGCATTCTGTTTTGTTGTTCATGCCCGAAAGCGAAAACAGCGCGGCGAAATTGGTTTCTTTTTTCAGTATGAGCGACAAGTCCGTAAATCAGAACGCGCAGCTTGCTCAAGGAAAAGGTTTGGTGGGGTGGATTTTAAAAAACAAACAGCCTTTATTATATCAAATTCCTGAAGAAAATCAGGCGAATTTAGGATATTATCTTGATGATACCGAAGATTCCATTCATTCTTTCATGGGAACGTTCATCGCAGGAAACGGCGCTTTGTGCCTGGACAGCAAAAAAGCGAATTTTTTTTCCGAAAACCAGCAAAAACTGCTGGATTTGTACGGAAAGATTTTACCTCAGCTTTTTACGATTGTTAACAACAGCATGCAAATCCATACGGCTGAAGATTATTTTCAGCTGTTGGAACAGCTTGCCGATTTGAAAAAAAATTATAACGGCTGGTCGCCGTATTTAAGAAAGCTTTTGCAGCTGCTGTCTTCTTCCTTGGGCTTTGAATATGTCGCTTTTACCTCTTTGTCCGATAAAAAGGACCATTATTATATAGACGGGGAGTTTCCTGCGATTACAATGAATAAGGAATTCGGCTTCGGCGGCGGACTTGTGGGCTGGGTGTATAAAAATGAAGAAATGATTCAAAACGACGGAAAAGAAAATAACCGCAGTTTGCCTTTGTATTCAAAAAATGACGGATTGCCGCTTTTTTCCGCCACGGTCTGCATTCCTGTCCGCGTTGAAAAAAATATTGCGGCGGTATTATGTTTAGCTTCAGCAAGTCCCAAAGAATTCGACACCGATTTTAAAATCATTATGCGTGTGATCAGTGAGGATTTGGCACAATTTTTGGAAATTGTCGCTTTGCGTTATCGGGTTCACAGGATGACGAAAAAATAA
- a CDS encoding 16S rRNA (uracil(1498)-N(3))-methyltransferase — protein sequence MHTFYLEPENWHTLTLTGNEFHHLSKVLRLKAGEEISLLDGRGKEAICRISGIDKKEAKLTLLAEKMYPEEQSRITLALGWGKAARRGFILEKCVELEAHALWFWQAERSQFPVPKDMKNSWQEQLIAGAKQCKNPYLPEISALSKGVKELIEKSKDFEHKQLLVESDYQHEAFLAEKDLGLKGDTLCVIGPEGGFSPKEVELLVDAGFKTYTIGNRILRWETAAVMVLGLHWWNKQQKKQ from the coding sequence ATGCATACGTTTTATTTGGAACCTGAAAATTGGCATACACTGACACTGACCGGAAACGAGTTTCACCACTTATCCAAAGTGCTGCGTTTGAAAGCGGGCGAAGAAATCAGTTTGCTTGACGGAAGAGGCAAAGAAGCGATTTGCCGGATTTCAGGCATAGACAAAAAAGAAGCGAAACTCACATTGCTTGCGGAAAAAATGTACCCGGAAGAACAATCGAGAATAACGCTCGCTCTCGGTTGGGGCAAAGCCGCAAGAAGAGGATTCATTCTTGAAAAATGCGTTGAACTGGAAGCCCATGCCCTATGGTTTTGGCAAGCGGAACGCAGCCAATTCCCTGTGCCGAAAGACATGAAAAACTCATGGCAGGAACAGCTCATTGCAGGCGCGAAACAATGCAAAAACCCCTATCTTCCCGAAATTTCCGCTCTTTCCAAAGGGGTGAAAGAACTTATTGAAAAATCGAAAGACTTTGAGCATAAACAATTATTAGTGGAAAGCGATTATCAGCACGAAGCTTTTTTGGCTGAAAAAGATTTGGGATTGAAAGGCGATACCCTTTGCGTTATCGGCCCGGAAGGCGGATTCAGCCCGAAAGAAGTTGAATTGCTTGTCGACGCGGGCTTTAAAACATATACGATCGGTAATAGGATTTTACGATGGGAAACAGCGGCAGTCATGGTGCTTGGACTTCACTGGTGGAACAAACAGCAAAAGAAACAATGA
- a CDS encoding replication-associated recombination protein A, protein MKPLPEELRPLDLKDYVGQEHLSDQLQTLFNSPRLPSLLLFGPPGCGKSSLALILAHQHSKHILRLSAPEVGLQQLRKQIQGIDILILDEVHRFSKAQQDFFLPILESGEITLIATTTENPSFSVTRQLLSRLHVLKLNPLHKENLKKLALSACERKNISIEENLIDFLCSACHGDARTLFNLLEYVFSLPKEKQNLEQAQKALPKIIARHDKNGDSHYELASALIKSIRGSDPNAALYYLACLIEGGEDPRFICRRLIISASEDIGLADPKALGYAVACQQAVEFIGMPEGVIPLSQTVVYLALAPKSNSTYTAFHNVTREIHKNGMHPVPLHLRNASTKLQKEWGYKKGYLYPHDAPNGYIEQQYLPEETKSKEFYFPKQNGEEKNLYFNWKRITKK, encoded by the coding sequence ATGAAGCCACTTCCGGAAGAATTGCGCCCCCTTGATTTAAAAGACTACGTCGGACAGGAACACCTTTCCGACCAGCTCCAAACGCTTTTCAATTCTCCGCGGCTGCCCAGCCTTTTGCTTTTCGGACCTCCGGGCTGCGGAAAATCTTCTCTCGCGCTCATTTTAGCCCATCAGCACTCAAAGCATATTCTGCGCCTCAGCGCCCCGGAAGTCGGTTTGCAGCAGCTCAGAAAACAAATACAGGGCATTGACATCCTCATTCTTGATGAAGTGCACAGATTTTCCAAGGCGCAGCAGGACTTTTTCCTGCCCATTTTGGAAAGCGGAGAAATCACCCTTATTGCGACAACAACGGAAAATCCCTCTTTTTCCGTGACAAGGCAGCTTTTATCACGCCTGCACGTTTTAAAACTTAATCCGTTACATAAAGAAAACCTCAAAAAACTTGCATTATCAGCATGTGAAAGAAAAAATATATCCATTGAAGAAAATCTTATCGACTTTCTCTGTTCCGCATGCCACGGCGATGCAAGAACATTGTTCAATCTTCTTGAATATGTTTTTTCCCTGCCTAAAGAAAAACAAAACCTAGAACAAGCCCAAAAAGCTTTGCCTAAAATTATCGCAAGGCACGACAAAAATGGGGACAGCCATTACGAACTCGCTTCCGCACTCATAAAATCCATTCGGGGCAGTGACCCGAACGCGGCACTGTATTATTTGGCTTGCCTTATTGAGGGAGGCGAAGACCCGCGTTTTATTTGCAGAAGGCTCATCATCTCCGCATCCGAAGATATCGGCTTAGCCGACCCGAAAGCGTTGGGGTACGCGGTTGCATGCCAGCAAGCCGTCGAGTTTATCGGAATGCCCGAAGGTGTCATCCCCCTTTCGCAAACCGTTGTCTATTTGGCGTTGGCTCCCAAAAGCAACAGCACCTATACGGCTTTTCATAACGTGACACGGGAAATCCATAAAAACGGCATGCACCCTGTCCCCTTGCATTTAAGAAACGCTTCCACTAAACTGCAAAAGGAATGGGGATATAAAAAAGGCTATCTCTATCCCCATGATGCCCCGAACGGCTATATTGAACAACAGTATCTTCCCGAAGAAACAAAAAGCAAGGAATTTTATTTTCCGAAACAAAACGGAGAAGAAAAAAATCTTTATTTCAACTGGAAACGTATAACGAAAAAATAG
- a CDS encoding lysophospholipid acyltransferase family protein: MEMIYHYAQNYRSENKKRPFATPIFYAKLFKIVYDASRVALKGEYSDERWVYDSFLVGQAMESVGADIVIEGHENIKKLDRPCVFVANHMSTLETFFLPSIIQPVCNHTFVVKESLLNYPLLGPVLSAEKPITVTRTNARQDLMTVLEKGQEKLANGESIIIFAQGTRKPDVKAEDFSSLGVKLAKKANAPVIPIALKTNAWGTSPVTKDFGTINPDIPIRISFGEPFEIISNNGKEEHQKCLDFIINTYNSF, encoded by the coding sequence ATGGAAATGATTTACCATTACGCACAAAATTACCGTTCTGAAAACAAAAAACGCCCTTTTGCCACGCCTATTTTTTATGCGAAATTATTTAAAATAGTTTACGACGCTTCGCGTGTCGCCCTGAAAGGCGAATACTCCGATGAACGCTGGGTTTATGACAGTTTTCTTGTCGGTCAGGCTATGGAATCGGTCGGTGCGGACATTGTCATCGAAGGGCATGAAAACATTAAAAAACTTGACAGACCATGTGTTTTTGTCGCAAATCACATGAGCACGCTGGAAACCTTTTTTCTTCCAAGCATAATCCAGCCCGTTTGCAATCATACTTTTGTCGTTAAGGAATCCCTTTTGAACTATCCTTTGCTCGGACCGGTTTTAAGCGCTGAAAAGCCTATTACCGTCACAAGAACGAATGCCCGTCAGGATTTAATGACGGTGCTTGAAAAAGGACAAGAAAAACTGGCGAACGGCGAATCAATTATCATCTTCGCTCAAGGCACGCGCAAACCGGACGTGAAAGCGGAAGATTTCAGTTCGCTTGGAGTGAAATTAGCGAAAAAAGCCAATGCTCCCGTTATCCCTATCGCCCTCAAGACAAATGCATGGGGAACAAGCCCCGTCACAAAAGATTTCGGCACTATCAATCCTGATATTCCAATTCGCATTTCATTTGGCGAACCCTTTGAAATCATAAGCAATAATGGAAAAGAAGAACATCAAAAATGTCTTGATTTCATCATTAATACCTATAACTCATTTTAA
- a CDS encoding 16S rRNA (guanine(527)-N(7))-methyltransferase RsmG, with the protein MNKKPNPYKPIYSVKKSSKKFQQIQKSTRKLSVENLKEQCLRLGFSLTLPQLSALYEYLFLLQKWNLSMNLVGKSDWEEILSELVADSFHLAKYLNSHPVFAPLSIPIAQKNEKIHSFEPYENEHDFTAWDLGAGAGLPGIPLRILWKQGTYTLVEAREKRSLFLNTVCTKLGLENTFVSRGRAENFMQGKKARLIVSRAFMPYDKMLPFIAPYLTSTQDPANSANGSVIFLSLEPIRAERFNSSEFKWNTKNIYEYTVKNKKKYLCEIEKISQ; encoded by the coding sequence ATGAATAAAAAGCCTAATCCCTATAAACCGATTTATTCGGTAAAAAAAAGCTCCAAAAAATTTCAGCAAATACAAAAATCAACACGGAAATTATCTGTTGAAAATTTGAAAGAACAATGTTTGAGGCTTGGCTTTTCCCTTACGCTGCCGCAGCTTTCCGCTTTGTATGAATATCTTTTCCTGCTGCAAAAATGGAATCTGTCCATGAACTTGGTGGGAAAATCGGATTGGGAAGAAATTTTATCAGAACTTGTCGCGGACAGTTTTCACCTTGCGAAATATCTTAATTCCCACCCTGTTTTTGCACCCCTTTCCATTCCGATCGCACAAAAAAACGAAAAAATCCATTCCTTTGAACCCTATGAAAACGAACATGATTTTACTGCATGGGACTTGGGTGCTGGAGCGGGACTGCCGGGCATTCCTTTACGGATACTTTGGAAGCAAGGAACATATACCCTTGTTGAGGCAAGGGAAAAACGTTCGCTTTTTTTAAATACGGTTTGTACCAAACTCGGATTGGAAAATACTTTTGTCAGCCGCGGGCGGGCGGAAAATTTTATGCAGGGAAAAAAAGCTCGGCTCATTGTCAGCCGAGCGTTCATGCCCTATGATAAAATGCTTCCTTTCATCGCCCCATATTTGACCTCAACCCAAGATCCGGCAAATTCTGCAAACGGTTCCGTTATTTTCCTGAGTTTGGAACCAATTCGTGCCGAACGCTTCAATTCTTCGGAATTTAAATGGAATACGAAAAATATTTACGAATATACAGTGAAAAATAAGAAAAAATATCTTTGTGAAATTGAAAAAATCAGCCAATAA
- the aroD gene encoding type I 3-dehydroquinate dehydratase encodes MNIKKTIFFTVVIALLISSFAAMAFAEAYKRPMPTHPLSYGNTVLGGNMPVVCVPLTATAKDKILEEAKFVAELKPDMVEVRADFWDCIEDTHASVAMLRDIDKIIGDVPMLLTVRIKAERGYKDVSDKAKFNFYRAAAKEKLVELIDMELAYGEEKIQSFKKELVNSGISLVVAYHDMNATPTADEIVKIMDREIAAGADIAKIVVKPNSEEDVLTFLKGILTFRRTYSKYPVIASASGDIGRISRLIGGLFGIDLTFASGVKGSNPTQMPVSVVREALAVIYPN; translated from the coding sequence ATGAATATTAAAAAAACTATTTTTTTTACCGTGGTTATCGCACTGCTTATTTCATCATTTGCTGCAATGGCTTTTGCGGAAGCTTACAAACGTCCGATGCCGACACACCCGCTAAGCTATGGAAATACCGTTCTTGGCGGAAACATGCCGGTAGTGTGCGTTCCGCTTACAGCAACGGCAAAAGACAAAATACTGGAAGAAGCAAAATTCGTTGCTGAACTGAAGCCTGATATGGTCGAAGTGCGTGCTGATTTTTGGGATTGTATTGAAGATACTCATGCTTCTGTCGCAATGCTTAGGGATATTGATAAAATCATTGGTGATGTTCCGATGTTATTAACCGTCCGGATAAAAGCCGAACGGGGATATAAAGACGTTTCCGACAAAGCTAAGTTTAATTTTTACAGGGCTGCCGCAAAAGAAAAGTTAGTTGAACTGATCGATATGGAACTGGCTTACGGAGAAGAAAAAATTCAATCTTTTAAAAAAGAATTGGTTAATTCCGGAATTTCCTTGGTTGTGGCGTATCATGATATGAATGCGACTCCGACAGCCGATGAAATAGTAAAGATTATGGACAGGGAAATTGCCGCAGGTGCTGATATTGCAAAAATCGTCGTGAAACCAAACAGCGAAGAAGATGTATTAACGTTTTTAAAGGGCATATTGACATTCCGCCGTACGTATTCAAAATATCCTGTCATTGCTTCCGCAAGCGGGGATATCGGCAGAATTTCCCGATTGATAGGAGGCTTGTTCGGTATTGATTTGACTTTTGCATCAGGTGTTAAAGGCTCAAATCCGACCCAAATGCCTGTTTCTGTCGTTCGTGAAGCGTTAGCTGTCATTTACCCGAACTAG